The nucleotide window GCAACTACGAGATATTGGTCCGTTTTACAGTTAACGAAGATGGAAAGCTTTCAGATATCCAATCCATCACAAATGAAGGGTATGGCATGGAAGAAGAGGTAATACGTATTTTAAAGAAATCACCAGATTGGTACCCGGCTATTAATAACAATAATAAGGAAGGTAAAAGTATACCTGTTAAATCGTACCGGATACAACAGGTCAATTTCAAGGTAGTGAAATTTACGTCTGAAACGGCTGAAGGAAAAAGTATAAATCTAGCTGATTCACCATCGCCCATTTCCTCCAAACTACAACAGCCTGAAGTCTTCACCAAAGTAGAAATAGATGCTGCTTATCCGGGCAACTGGCGCAGCTTTTTAGAAAAAAACCTGAACGGCGTAGTTCCGGTCGAAAACGGCGCAAAGCCCGGTAACTATACCACCATTATCCAGTTTATTGTTGATAAAGATGGCACTGTTAGTGATATAAAGCCTTTGACGAAGCATGGATATGGAATGGAAGAGGAGGCGATGCGAGTAATTAAAGCTTCCGGTAAATGGGCGCCCGCAATTCAAAATAAAAGGGAGGTAAAAGCCTACCGGAAACAACCCATTACTTTCCAGATATCATTAAGTTAGTAATCTTTTATCCAGCCAGCGGTATTGTTTTTAAAGAGTCGCACACCACCTGCGACAAGAAAGGACTGGCATCTCCCCCGTTCTTTATAATATCACGAACAATTGTAGAAGCCACTGAAGTATATTTAGGCTCGCCGGTAAGGAATACCGTTTCGATCTCTTTATCTAAAGCCCGGTTGGCATCTGCAATTGTTTTTTCATATTCAAAATCGCTCACGTAGCGTATGCCTCTGAGTATAAATTTCGCGCCTACCTTTTTACAAAAGTTAACGGTCAATCCTTCATAAACGGCACCCTGCACCCTATCCGCATTTCCATAAATATCTTTGATCCATTGCAAACGCTGCGAGGTGGAAAACATGGGTTTCTTGGACGTATTAAATCCGATGCCGACAATTATTTTATCAAATAAAGGCAGCGCCCTGTTAATGATATCTTCGTGCCCCAACGTGATGGGATCAAAGGTTCCGGGAAACAGACAGATTCTTTCAGACATTGCGCAGATATTAGATATTAGAGACTAGATGATAGATATTGGATTCTGGATGCTCGATGTTTGATGTTTGATACTTGATATTGGAGATAACAGAGAACACATATTGGATATTTTTCAACTTAAATCAATTCACAGTCATCCATCCCGTTCACTATGTCATGTCCTGAAAAAAGTGGACATTTTTCTTGTTAATAATATTGTTTCAAATTTCATTATTTAATAAAAGTTAACCTTAGAATTACACCGCCCGCGCGGCGAGCGCATCTTCCTGGTTTGACATACTATGCTGCATTGTGTAACTGTATA belongs to Niabella yanshanensis and includes:
- the coaD gene encoding pantetheine-phosphate adenylyltransferase, with the protein product MSERICLFPGTFDPITLGHEDIINRALPLFDKIIVGIGFNTSKKPMFSTSQRLQWIKDIYGNADRVQGAVYEGLTVNFCKKVGAKFILRGIRYVSDFEYEKTIADANRALDKEIETVFLTGEPKYTSVASTIVRDIIKNGGDASPFLSQVVCDSLKTIPLAG